In one Lolium rigidum isolate FL_2022 chromosome 3, APGP_CSIRO_Lrig_0.1, whole genome shotgun sequence genomic region, the following are encoded:
- the LOC124704590 gene encoding SUPPRESSOR OF ABI3-5-like isoform X2 yields MDRGRYGPHHGWENNSAPDGYGVINEPDFRAGGSYSGRRYVDEGFPSDRRGAFGQDIHDRNMYAPPPSAGTMWSQPRRNSDEDFATAKDYRRNKRVGSRDRGEFGAQFEDRYQSREDSFERDHQYGRYSCDSDFEKGRRESSWRRHDSFEHERERKGLSHERDGSPYARHSRSRSRGHDNRSRSRSRSRSPRGKSHSRSQRDGYDDNRFDRRREQDWDERRHDDIVAPSATVVLKGLSQKTNEDDLYQILAEWGPLRSVRVIKERPSGVSRGFAFIDFPTVEASRKMMDSTGDNGLLIDGRQIFFEYSKPPGGDSLEHVTRPTYGRRNISAPCDWICTICGCMNFARRMSCFQCNEPRTDDAPPADAASSTQPFGKRGSELGPTHVLVVRGLEENADEEMLRYEFAKHAPIKDIRLVRDKFTHVSRGFAFVHFHSVEDATKALEATNGIRHEKNGQVLRVAYAKSTHGPASGSSQSNNLAAAAIEAASFAQQYDAVGWAPKEYNAEDKQNSNSESQKDDSAPQSGFVWDEKSGYYFDSSSGFYYDGNTGLYYDSNVGVWYSYDQKSQQYVPCNESNNSKATGDTVNESVKIPESNSGKKVVISAPAATVKQIEKTSLPEAVQAAANAALAAEKKEKEKAKEIKLASKISLLANKKKMNNVLAMWKQRNQEGQAAQSAFDDKEPTRSVADKLNSSPSGIGFSLKPKPKSDVGNSRDMSLVAGYNSLGRGTGGSQILDSDIKPRPVSNSLGTTIMGVIRGSGRGAIKSDTTFHVSSDVGGSNYSSNITTRTSEITANAETHTPAPFKTDLSSLGSYSSSGVSGSAKRRFSEAPGQSQYRDRAAERRSLYGLSSSLPNDDGLDTTGDYPSRKGSSEMGSMPFPPGVGERSVGEIDNTENYEVITADRAIDENNVGNRILRNMGWQEGLGLGKNGSGIKEPVQAKSGDVRAGLGSQQKKAADPTLEAQAGDSYKTIIQKKAIARFREMS; encoded by the exons ATGGACCGTGGGCGTTATGGTCCACATcatggatgggagaacaacagt GCACCTGATGGGTATGGTGTCATTAATGAGCCAGACTTTAG GGCTGGTGGATCCTACAGTGGTAGGAGATATGTGGATGAAGGATTTCCTAGCGATCGAAGGGGTGCGTTTGGTCAAGATATACATGATAGAAATATGTACGCACCACCACCCTCTGCTGGCACGATGTGGTCTCAGCCTCGAAGAAATTCTGATGAGGATTTTGCAACTGCCAAAGACTACAGAAG GAACAAAAGGGTTGGAAGTAGAGATAGAGGGGAGTTTGGTGCTCAGTTTGAAGACCGCTACCAAAGCAGAGAGGACAGCTTTGAAAGAGATCATCAATATGGCCGTTACAGCTGTGATTCGGACTTTGAgaagggaaggagagagagtagctGGAGAAGACATGATTCGTTTGAGCATGAACGTGAAAGGAAGGGGTTAAGCCATGAAAGAGACGGTAGCCCATATGCTCGTCATAGCCGTTCTCGGTCACGTGGGCATGATAACCGATCAAGATCTCGGTCAAGATCAAGGTCTCCGCGTGGCAAAAGTCATAGTCGGAGCCAAAGAGATGGTTATGATGATAATCGCTTTGACAGAAGAAGAGAACAGGACTGGGATGAAAGAAGGCATGATGATATAGTG GCACCATCTGCGACTGTTGTTCTTAAGGGTCTGTCCCAGAAGACCAATGAAGATGACCTATATCAGATTCTT GCTGAGTGGGGCCCTCTTCGTAGTGTGCGCGTGATCAAGGAGCGACCCTCTGGCGTTTCTAGGGGATTTGCTTTTATTGACTTCCCTACTGTG GAAGCTTCCCGCAAAATGATGGATAGTACGGGAGACAATGGCCTTCTGATTGATGGTAGGCAGATATTTTTCGAGTACAG TAAGCCACCtggtggggattctcttgaacatGTTACAAGGCCTACATATGGGCGCAGGAACATATCCGCACCATGTGATTGGATATGTACTATATGTGGCTGTATGAATTTTGCCCGCAGAATGTCCTGTTTTCAG TGCAATGAGCCACGTACGGACGATGCTCCACCAGCTGATGCAGCATCTTCCACTCAACCATTTGGAAAACGGGGATCTGAACTAG GTCCAACTCATGTTTTAGTTGTTCGTGGCCTGGAAGAAAATGCTGATGAGGAAATGCTTCGATATGAATTTGCTAAGCATGCGCCAATAAAG GACATCCGGCTTGTTCGGGACAAATTTACTCATGTGTCTAGAGGTTTTGCATTCGTCCATTTTCATTCG GTCGAAGATGCTACGAAAGCCCTTGAAGCTACAAATGGAATTAGACACGAGAAAAATGGTCAGGTGCTACGCGTAGCCTATGCTAAAAGCACACATGGacctgcatcggggtcttcacagTCAAACAATCTTGCCGCAGCAGCCATCGAGGCTGCGTCATTTGCACAGCAG TATGATGCTGTGGGTTGGGCTCCAAAAGAGTACAATGCTGAGGACAAACAGAACAGCAATTCAGAATCTCAGAAAGATGATTCCGCTCCACAGTCAGGATTTGTTTGGGACGAAAAGTCGGGCTATTACTTTGATTCTTCTTCTGGATTCTATTATGATGGAAATACTG GTCTTTACTATGACAGCAATGTTGGAGTTTGGTATTCGTATGATCAAAAAAGTCAACAGTATGTCCCGTGTAACGAAAGCAACAACAGTAAGGCAACTGGGGACACAGTCAATGAAAGTGTGAAGATCCCTGAAAGTAACAGTGGTAAAAAGGTGGTGATTTCTGCACCAGCAGCCACAGTTAAACAAATTGAGAAAACTTCATTGCCTGAGGCTGTTCAAGCTGCGGCCAATGCAGCGCTAGCtgctgaaaagaaagaaaaagagaaagcaaAGGAGATAAAGCTGGCTTCAAAAATTAGTCTCTTAGCCAATAAGAAGAAGATGAACAATGTCCTAGCAATGTGGAAGCAAAGGAATCAAGAAGGCCAGGCTGCACAGAGTGCTTTTGATGATAAGGAACCAACCAGGTCTGTTGCTGATAAATTGAACAGTTCACCCAGTGGAATTGGGTTCTCATTGAAACCCAAGCCTAAGTCCGATGTTGGAAATTCTAGGGATATGAGCTTGGTTGCTGGATATAATTCTCTTGGCCGAGGAACTGGTGGCTCTCAAATACTGGATTCTGACATAAAGCCTAGACCTGTCAGTAATAGTCTAGGAACTACTATTATGGGTGTCATAAGGGGCTCTGGCAGAGGAGCAATCAAGTCAGATACCACATTTCATGTATCATCTGATGTTGGCGGAAGCAATTATTCATCTAATATAACCACAAGGACAAGCGAGATAACTGCAAATGCTGAGACACATACTCCTGCACCCTTCAAAACAGATTTATCCTCTCTAGGATCATATTCTTCGTCTGGAGTTTCTGGGAGTGCTAAACGTCGGTTTTCTGAGGCACCAGGACAATCCCAGTATAGAGACCGTGCTGCAGAGAGAcgaagtctatatggattatcttCATCGCTTCCCAATGATGATGGACTGGATACAA CTGGTGACTATCCATCTCGAAAGGGTTCAAGTGAGATGGGATCCATGCCATTTCCTCCAGGGGTGGGTGAACGTTCTGTTGGTGAAATTGACAATACTGAAAATTATGAGGTGATCACTGCTGATAGAGCAATAGATGAGAACAATGTGGGCAACCGTATTCTGCGCAACATGGGTTGGCAAGAAGGATTG GGTCTTGGAAAGAACGGTAGTGGCATCAAGGAGCCGGTGCAGGCTAAGTCTGGTGACGTGAGGGCTGGGCTTGGTAGTCAGCAGAAGAAAGCAGCCGATCCAACTCTGGAGGCTCAAGCTGGTGATAGTTATAAAACCATAATCCAGAAGAAGGCCATTGCAAGATTCAGGGAGATGTCTTAA
- the LOC124704590 gene encoding SUPPRESSOR OF ABI3-5-like isoform X1 translates to MDRGRYGPHHGWENNSAPDGYGVINEPDFRAGGSYSGRRYVDEGFPSDRRGAFGQDIHDRNMYAPPPSAGTMWSQPRRNSDEDFATAKDYRRNKRVGSRDRGEFGAQFEDRYQSREDSFERDHQYGRYSCDSDFEKGRRESSWRRHDSFEHERERKGLSHERDGSPYARHSRSRSRGHDNRSRSRSRSRSPRGKSHSRSQRDGYDDNRFDRRREQDWDERRHDDIVAPSATVVLKGLSQKTNEDDLYQILAEWGPLRSVRVIKERPSGVSRGFAFIDFPTVEASRKMMDSTGDNGLLIDGRQIFFEYSSKPPGGDSLEHVTRPTYGRRNISAPCDWICTICGCMNFARRMSCFQCNEPRTDDAPPADAASSTQPFGKRGSELGPTHVLVVRGLEENADEEMLRYEFAKHAPIKDIRLVRDKFTHVSRGFAFVHFHSVEDATKALEATNGIRHEKNGQVLRVAYAKSTHGPASGSSQSNNLAAAAIEAASFAQQYDAVGWAPKEYNAEDKQNSNSESQKDDSAPQSGFVWDEKSGYYFDSSSGFYYDGNTGLYYDSNVGVWYSYDQKSQQYVPCNESNNSKATGDTVNESVKIPESNSGKKVVISAPAATVKQIEKTSLPEAVQAAANAALAAEKKEKEKAKEIKLASKISLLANKKKMNNVLAMWKQRNQEGQAAQSAFDDKEPTRSVADKLNSSPSGIGFSLKPKPKSDVGNSRDMSLVAGYNSLGRGTGGSQILDSDIKPRPVSNSLGTTIMGVIRGSGRGAIKSDTTFHVSSDVGGSNYSSNITTRTSEITANAETHTPAPFKTDLSSLGSYSSSGVSGSAKRRFSEAPGQSQYRDRAAERRSLYGLSSSLPNDDGLDTTGDYPSRKGSSEMGSMPFPPGVGERSVGEIDNTENYEVITADRAIDENNVGNRILRNMGWQEGLGLGKNGSGIKEPVQAKSGDVRAGLGSQQKKAADPTLEAQAGDSYKTIIQKKAIARFREMS, encoded by the exons ATGGACCGTGGGCGTTATGGTCCACATcatggatgggagaacaacagt GCACCTGATGGGTATGGTGTCATTAATGAGCCAGACTTTAG GGCTGGTGGATCCTACAGTGGTAGGAGATATGTGGATGAAGGATTTCCTAGCGATCGAAGGGGTGCGTTTGGTCAAGATATACATGATAGAAATATGTACGCACCACCACCCTCTGCTGGCACGATGTGGTCTCAGCCTCGAAGAAATTCTGATGAGGATTTTGCAACTGCCAAAGACTACAGAAG GAACAAAAGGGTTGGAAGTAGAGATAGAGGGGAGTTTGGTGCTCAGTTTGAAGACCGCTACCAAAGCAGAGAGGACAGCTTTGAAAGAGATCATCAATATGGCCGTTACAGCTGTGATTCGGACTTTGAgaagggaaggagagagagtagctGGAGAAGACATGATTCGTTTGAGCATGAACGTGAAAGGAAGGGGTTAAGCCATGAAAGAGACGGTAGCCCATATGCTCGTCATAGCCGTTCTCGGTCACGTGGGCATGATAACCGATCAAGATCTCGGTCAAGATCAAGGTCTCCGCGTGGCAAAAGTCATAGTCGGAGCCAAAGAGATGGTTATGATGATAATCGCTTTGACAGAAGAAGAGAACAGGACTGGGATGAAAGAAGGCATGATGATATAGTG GCACCATCTGCGACTGTTGTTCTTAAGGGTCTGTCCCAGAAGACCAATGAAGATGACCTATATCAGATTCTT GCTGAGTGGGGCCCTCTTCGTAGTGTGCGCGTGATCAAGGAGCGACCCTCTGGCGTTTCTAGGGGATTTGCTTTTATTGACTTCCCTACTGTG GAAGCTTCCCGCAAAATGATGGATAGTACGGGAGACAATGGCCTTCTGATTGATGGTAGGCAGATATTTTTCGAGTACAG TAGTAAGCCACCtggtggggattctcttgaacatGTTACAAGGCCTACATATGGGCGCAGGAACATATCCGCACCATGTGATTGGATATGTACTATATGTGGCTGTATGAATTTTGCCCGCAGAATGTCCTGTTTTCAG TGCAATGAGCCACGTACGGACGATGCTCCACCAGCTGATGCAGCATCTTCCACTCAACCATTTGGAAAACGGGGATCTGAACTAG GTCCAACTCATGTTTTAGTTGTTCGTGGCCTGGAAGAAAATGCTGATGAGGAAATGCTTCGATATGAATTTGCTAAGCATGCGCCAATAAAG GACATCCGGCTTGTTCGGGACAAATTTACTCATGTGTCTAGAGGTTTTGCATTCGTCCATTTTCATTCG GTCGAAGATGCTACGAAAGCCCTTGAAGCTACAAATGGAATTAGACACGAGAAAAATGGTCAGGTGCTACGCGTAGCCTATGCTAAAAGCACACATGGacctgcatcggggtcttcacagTCAAACAATCTTGCCGCAGCAGCCATCGAGGCTGCGTCATTTGCACAGCAG TATGATGCTGTGGGTTGGGCTCCAAAAGAGTACAATGCTGAGGACAAACAGAACAGCAATTCAGAATCTCAGAAAGATGATTCCGCTCCACAGTCAGGATTTGTTTGGGACGAAAAGTCGGGCTATTACTTTGATTCTTCTTCTGGATTCTATTATGATGGAAATACTG GTCTTTACTATGACAGCAATGTTGGAGTTTGGTATTCGTATGATCAAAAAAGTCAACAGTATGTCCCGTGTAACGAAAGCAACAACAGTAAGGCAACTGGGGACACAGTCAATGAAAGTGTGAAGATCCCTGAAAGTAACAGTGGTAAAAAGGTGGTGATTTCTGCACCAGCAGCCACAGTTAAACAAATTGAGAAAACTTCATTGCCTGAGGCTGTTCAAGCTGCGGCCAATGCAGCGCTAGCtgctgaaaagaaagaaaaagagaaagcaaAGGAGATAAAGCTGGCTTCAAAAATTAGTCTCTTAGCCAATAAGAAGAAGATGAACAATGTCCTAGCAATGTGGAAGCAAAGGAATCAAGAAGGCCAGGCTGCACAGAGTGCTTTTGATGATAAGGAACCAACCAGGTCTGTTGCTGATAAATTGAACAGTTCACCCAGTGGAATTGGGTTCTCATTGAAACCCAAGCCTAAGTCCGATGTTGGAAATTCTAGGGATATGAGCTTGGTTGCTGGATATAATTCTCTTGGCCGAGGAACTGGTGGCTCTCAAATACTGGATTCTGACATAAAGCCTAGACCTGTCAGTAATAGTCTAGGAACTACTATTATGGGTGTCATAAGGGGCTCTGGCAGAGGAGCAATCAAGTCAGATACCACATTTCATGTATCATCTGATGTTGGCGGAAGCAATTATTCATCTAATATAACCACAAGGACAAGCGAGATAACTGCAAATGCTGAGACACATACTCCTGCACCCTTCAAAACAGATTTATCCTCTCTAGGATCATATTCTTCGTCTGGAGTTTCTGGGAGTGCTAAACGTCGGTTTTCTGAGGCACCAGGACAATCCCAGTATAGAGACCGTGCTGCAGAGAGAcgaagtctatatggattatcttCATCGCTTCCCAATGATGATGGACTGGATACAA CTGGTGACTATCCATCTCGAAAGGGTTCAAGTGAGATGGGATCCATGCCATTTCCTCCAGGGGTGGGTGAACGTTCTGTTGGTGAAATTGACAATACTGAAAATTATGAGGTGATCACTGCTGATAGAGCAATAGATGAGAACAATGTGGGCAACCGTATTCTGCGCAACATGGGTTGGCAAGAAGGATTG GGTCTTGGAAAGAACGGTAGTGGCATCAAGGAGCCGGTGCAGGCTAAGTCTGGTGACGTGAGGGCTGGGCTTGGTAGTCAGCAGAAGAAAGCAGCCGATCCAACTCTGGAGGCTCAAGCTGGTGATAGTTATAAAACCATAATCCAGAAGAAGGCCATTGCAAGATTCAGGGAGATGTCTTAA